One stretch of Lachnospiraceae bacterium oral taxon 096 DNA includes these proteins:
- the nrdD gene encoding anaerobic ribonucleoside-triphosphate reductase, giving the protein MDDKFILLRRDGKELEYSKNCDWIKVLVKIDAAMALAPIDDDCIEKINNDFYHELVLLKQQLGRNKFESKEWHSCIKKALSGHPEVADVFLFATKEVNAGIYEQICTQMSKITYDGDTSNGSMDSSLVSSKRALIVDAVEKITYSNYHLTPEQREAINDGYIYIHDMGFRRDTINCCLFDMETVLNGGFEMGEMWYDEPSTLSEAFDVIATVSMNAVAQIYGGFTIAQIDELFVKYAKKSYDVYLKELVEVGIEIEKADQLANQKVERDFENGFFALEAKFNSLISPRGDYPFITISFGIGMDKYAQMATIAALKVRKEGHGKEGFKRPVLFPKLVFLYDKNLHAKGKPLYSLFQDALSCSSKVMYPEYLSLTGDRGIVSEVYKKYGKVISPMCCRAFLTKWFERGGEIPADEYDTPVFIGRFNIGVVSLNLPMILAKSREDHENFYNVLDDYLHLIRKIHKRTYKFLAEKKAYTNPLAFMQGGLYGGHLKRDDKIEPLLKSATASFGITALNELQYLYNSRSITEDGEFALEVVEYINKKIAEYQAEDHIQYSVYGTPAESLCGKQVKSFRKKFGIKKNVSDRDYFSNSFHCHVSEDITQLDKQSYEARFWDLFNGGKIQYVRFDVPHNIEALEAYVNHAMDLGLYEGINISLAYCDNCGFQWNNKKTNRPDVCPRCGKKEMTLIDRMCGYIAFSKIHGKSRLNEAKMAEVYDRISM; this is encoded by the coding sequence AGAAATAAATTTGAAAGCAAGGAATGGCATAGTTGTATAAAAAAAGCACTATCTGGACATCCAGAAGTGGCCGATGTGTTTCTTTTTGCAACTAAGGAAGTCAATGCAGGAATTTACGAGCAGATTTGTACTCAAATGAGTAAGATTACCTATGATGGTGATACGAGTAATGGAAGTATGGATAGCAGTTTGGTATCCAGTAAGAGAGCACTTATTGTGGATGCAGTAGAAAAAATCACATATAGCAATTATCATCTTACACCGGAACAGAGAGAAGCTATCAATGATGGATATATTTATATTCATGACATGGGATTTCGAAGAGATACGATCAATTGTTGCCTCTTTGATATGGAAACCGTACTCAATGGTGGATTTGAAATGGGTGAAATGTGGTATGACGAACCAAGCACATTGTCAGAGGCCTTTGATGTCATTGCAACAGTGTCGATGAATGCAGTCGCACAAATTTATGGTGGTTTTACCATTGCACAGATTGATGAGCTATTCGTCAAATATGCAAAAAAGAGCTATGATGTTTATTTGAAAGAGTTGGTAGAAGTTGGAATAGAGATAGAAAAAGCGGATCAACTGGCAAATCAAAAGGTTGAAAGAGACTTTGAAAATGGATTTTTTGCATTGGAAGCAAAGTTCAATTCTCTCATTTCGCCAAGAGGAGACTATCCATTTATTACCATATCATTTGGCATTGGCATGGACAAATATGCCCAGATGGCAACCATTGCTGCGTTAAAGGTTAGAAAAGAGGGACATGGCAAGGAAGGATTTAAGCGACCTGTGCTCTTTCCTAAATTAGTTTTTCTTTATGACAAGAATCTTCATGCCAAAGGCAAACCATTATACTCCCTTTTTCAAGACGCTCTATCGTGCTCGAGCAAGGTGATGTATCCAGAATATTTGAGCCTAACGGGAGATAGAGGGATTGTCTCTGAAGTCTATAAAAAATATGGCAAAGTCATTAGCCCGATGTGTTGTAGAGCTTTTCTTACCAAGTGGTTTGAAAGAGGGGGAGAGATACCAGCAGATGAATATGATACCCCTGTATTTATAGGTAGATTTAATATTGGCGTTGTGTCCTTGAACCTTCCAATGATTTTGGCAAAGAGCAGAGAAGATCATGAGAACTTTTATAATGTACTTGATGATTATTTACATTTAATTAGGAAAATTCATAAGAGAACCTATAAGTTTTTGGCAGAAAAGAAGGCCTATACCAATCCATTGGCCTTTATGCAAGGTGGTCTATATGGTGGTCATCTCAAGCGAGATGACAAGATAGAGCCACTGCTAAAGAGTGCGACGGCTTCTTTTGGAATTACCGCACTCAATGAATTGCAATACTTATACAATAGTAGATCAATTACAGAAGATGGTGAATTTGCCCTAGAAGTTGTGGAGTATATTAATAAAAAGATAGCTGAATATCAAGCTGAGGATCATATACAATATTCTGTCTATGGTACACCAGCCGAGAGCCTTTGTGGAAAGCAAGTTAAATCATTTAGAAAAAAGTTTGGAATAAAGAAAAATGTTAGTGACAGAGATTATTTTTCAAATTCATTTCACTGCCATGTCTCAGAAGATATAACACAGCTAGATAAGCAAAGTTATGAGGCAAGATTTTGGGATTTATTTAATGGTGGAAAGATTCAATATGTGCGTTTTGATGTCCCACATAATATCGAAGCACTAGAAGCTTATGTCAACCATGCAATGGATTTAGGGCTCTATGAAGGCATCAATATTTCACTAGCGTATTGTGATAATTGTGGCTTTCAGTGGAATAACAAAAAGACAAATAGACCAGATGTTTGTCCTAGATGTGGCAAAAAGGAAATGACACTTATCGACCGAATGTGTGGTTATATTGCCTTTTCAAAAATACATGGAAAGTCAAGGTTAAATGAAGCGAAAATGGCAGAGGTCTATGATCGGATTTCTATGTAA
- a CDS encoding transcriptional repressor, which yields MKMVFKLGREHMRSKYQTKQRVELLAYLERMSGQHITVNDACEYFKAQGKSVGTTTIYRQLEKMVNQGIVTKYMIDLKSPACFELVREEGEDEDHCYHCKCEICQKVIHIHCDEIPQMQEHVREHHGFIINPKRTVFYGVCDECSAQLSKKESI from the coding sequence ATGAAAATGGTTTTCAAATTAGGGAGGGAACATATGCGCAGTAAGTATCAAACAAAACAGCGTGTGGAATTACTTGCTTATCTGGAAAGGATGTCTGGACAACACATTACAGTCAATGATGCGTGTGAATATTTTAAAGCTCAGGGAAAATCGGTTGGAACGACGACCATCTATCGTCAATTGGAAAAGATGGTGAATCAGGGAATTGTGACAAAGTATATGATTGATTTGAAAAGTCCTGCGTGCTTTGAATTAGTAAGGGAAGAAGGAGAAGATGAAGATCATTGCTATCACTGTAAATGCGAAATTTGTCAAAAGGTGATTCATATTCATTGTGACGAGATTCCACAGATGCAAGAACATGTGAGGGAGCATCATGGATTTATTATTAATCCCAAACGCACAGTTTTTTATGGTGTATGTGACGAGTGTTCAGCACAATTATCAAAGAAGGAATCAATATAA
- a CDS encoding zinc ABC transporter substrate-binding protein — protein MHWMIGVLLAVLFAFGFVGCGASKQTQSSQSGDSPSSTATAQSTTAQSTSAQSAGAQPANSKKLSVVTTIFPEYDWVRQIIGDTNSADITMLLDNGVDLHSYQPTAEDIMKISNCDLFIYVGGESDAWVKKALSEATNKNMKVINLMEIMGDSAKEEEVVEGMQPEKEEEGKKEEEEPEQDEHVWLSLKNAQKFCKVIADDLAELDPANAQKYQENVTSYCNQLASLDTEYANTVKSGKKNTILFADRFPFRYLVDDYGLKYYAAFVGCSAETEVSFDTIAFLAKKVNELGLSSILQIESGNGRIADTVKKTTSAKNQKTLTMDSMQSTTTKDVNDGATYLSIMKKNLEVLKEALN, from the coding sequence ATGCATTGGATGATTGGGGTGCTTTTGGCTGTACTATTTGCATTTGGATTTGTTGGTTGTGGGGCATCAAAGCAAACACAGTCTTCACAATCGGGGGATTCACCATCATCTACTGCAACCGCACAATCTACAACCGCACAATCTACAAGTGCACAATCTGCAGGTGCACAGCCTGCAAATTCAAAGAAGCTTTCCGTTGTCACAACAATTTTTCCAGAGTATGACTGGGTAAGGCAGATTATTGGAGACACGAATAGTGCAGATATTACGATGCTCTTAGATAATGGCGTTGATTTGCACAGCTATCAGCCAACTGCAGAGGACATTATGAAGATTTCTAATTGTGATCTGTTTATTTATGTGGGCGGTGAATCTGATGCATGGGTAAAGAAGGCACTTTCTGAGGCAACAAACAAAAATATGAAAGTCATCAATTTGATGGAAATTATGGGAGATAGTGCAAAGGAAGAAGAAGTCGTTGAGGGCATGCAACCTGAAAAGGAAGAAGAGGGAAAGAAAGAAGAGGAAGAGCCAGAGCAGGATGAGCATGTCTGGTTATCACTTAAAAATGCACAAAAGTTTTGCAAGGTGATTGCAGATGATTTGGCAGAGCTTGACCCGGCAAATGCACAAAAGTATCAGGAAAATGTGACTTCTTATTGCAACCAGTTAGCTTCTCTTGATACAGAGTATGCCAATACAGTTAAGTCAGGAAAAAAGAATACAATTCTTTTTGCTGATCGTTTCCCATTTCGCTATTTGGTTGACGACTATGGATTAAAATATTATGCGGCCTTTGTTGGCTGTTCTGCAGAGACAGAGGTCAGTTTTGATACCATTGCATTCTTGGCAAAGAAAGTGAATGAATTGGGACTTTCTTCCATTTTGCAGATTGAAAGCGGAAATGGTCGCATTGCAGATACAGTAAAGAAAACAACTTCTGCAAAGAATCAAAAGACCTTGACTATGGATTCTATGCA